In one Coccinella septempunctata chromosome 6, icCocSept1.1, whole genome shotgun sequence genomic region, the following are encoded:
- the LOC123315629 gene encoding uncharacterized protein LOC123315629, with protein MRKTYSAGKSEENRELRKKQEASQFLCVTDCNNPYVQMPSSLSSTDTSENDAWSIWKKVKKPGKIVDNRTDSYKLVFPLRRINQTTEQHPINKIGGFAKRTEMKVECPNPIQPQKSKPKQGVPQNKIRASTSVKKIPLSSIHTLKRVTKSPEAMSRKKKTIYSDKKPTLSDHVKDFPDQNEHTKPKVSFSDYARLNGRLERLEMFLTKNETDLSEELNELIRIKNEGVANGRPSLEEAHYHPIPDPVAFIPRVRRMRINTEILQYYYLYGIVTLFGFILIAMTYFWLTMYRGGLSDMINMHILFSMIGFFFLSSQGILVCRTTRYSLKEDSPKVTWWSNMIHSLVHTVSVVVSCTAMAMAFSSRTSTEHVYTLHAWIGVLAFALYSLIWLISLVYFHPRFTQTMQLVILPTHVALSMTSFFMIVSACLSGFMEAAVTYLGDAYAELKPSGILVNLIGVFIVVYCGFFIYLIQTVKDV; from the exons ATGAGAAAAACCTACAGTGCAGGAAAATCCGAAG AAAATAGAGAACTCCGGAAGAAGCAGGAAGCCAGTCAATTTTTATGTGTTACTGATTGTAACAATCCATACGTACAAATGCCAAGCTCTTTATCTTCGACGGACACTTCTGAAAACGATGCTTGGAGCATATGGAAGAAGGTGAAAAAACCCGGAAAAATCGTAGATAATCGGACCGATTCGTATAAGTTAGTTTTCCCACTACGTAGAATCAACCAGACCACAGAACAACACCCGATAAATAAAATTGGTGGATTCGCGAAACGTACCGAAATGAAAGTCGAGTGTCCGAATCCGATACAACCTCAAAAGAGTAAACCCAAGCAAGGTGTCCCACAAAATAAAATACGTGCATCAACCTCCGTCAAGAAAATACCCCTTTCTTCTATTCACACCCTCAAACGTGTGACTAAGTCACCGGAAGCCATGTCAAGAAAGAAGAAAACCATTTATTCGGACAAAAAGCCCACTTTGTCGGACCACGTAAAGGACTTTCCGGATCAGAACGAACATACCAAGCCGAAAGTTTCATTCAGCGACTACGCGCGTCTCAACGGCAGGTTGGAGAGGCTAGAAATGTTCCTCACGAAGAACGAGACGGATTTGTCTGAGGAATTGAACGAATTGATCAGGATCAAGAATGAGGGAGTTGCGAATGGACGTCCTTCTTTGGAG GAGGCCCACTATCACCCCATCCCCGATCCCGTAGCCTTCATCCCAAGAGTGCGCCGAATGCGAATCAACACAGAAATTCTGCAGTACTACTATTTGTACGGCATCGTCACGTTATTCGGTTTTATCCTGATCGCGATGACCTACTTCTGGTTAACGATGTACCGCGGAGGCCTCTCCGACATGATAAACATGCACATCCTCTTCTCTATGATCGGTTTCTTCTTCTTGAGCAGCCAGGGTATCTTGGTGTGCCGCACCACGAGGTACTCGCTCAAGGAGGACTCCCCCAAGGTGACCTGGTGGTCTAACATGATCCATTCCCTGGTCCATACGGTCTCCGTGGTCGTCAGCTGTACCGCCATGGCCATGGCTTTCTCGTCTCGCACCTCAACCGAACACGTGTACACCCTGCACGCTTGGATAGGCGTCTTGGCTTTCGCCCTCTACAGCTTGATCTGGTTGATCAGTTTGGTGTATTTTCACCCTCGTTTCACGCAGACCATGCAGTTGGTCATCCTGCCCACTCACGTTGCCTTGAGCATGACCTCGTTCTTCATGATCGTTTCCGCGTGTTTGTCAGGGTTCATGGAGGCGGCTGTGACGTATCTGGGCGACGCGTACGCGGAACTTAAGCCATCCGGGATTTTGGTGAACCTCATCGGGGTTTTCATCGTGGTTTACTGCGGCTTCTTTATTTATCTCATACAGACGGTGAAGGACGTGTGA